The Hyphomicrobiales bacterium genome has a window encoding:
- the acoA gene encoding Aconitate hydratase A: MHDAGAEMPDIVTTDEPLAVDAAAGAHVSVAAAAARAGVGLAGLPYACRVFVENLERGRLCDPNIGADAVAAMLRWRENQGVGVPLSVGRVILPDSSGLPVLLDLASLRDAVAAAGCDPASVEPRIPVDVIVDHSLQVDVSAAPDAMARNMAREFERNGERYSFLKWAQQAFKSVRVYPPGTGIIHQVNLEHIASVVTRVETPHGPVSCPDFVIGGDSHTPMINGIGVLGWGVGGIEAQAAMLGQPYVFPVPEFVGVRLVGALPAGATTTDLVLAVTERLRRERVVSTVVEYFGPGAATLSVPSRATLANMAPEYGATAGFFPIDAETIGYLARTRSPEHAAFVEAYARANALFRAPGLPEPSYSRIVEIDLARVGRSVAGPRRPQDRLDLAAVSADFAAKLPQPLAEGGFAVDPAAAVAITIGQGEAMLRHGALAIAAITACTNTSNPAVMIAAGLLARNAIAAGLSVPAWVKTSLAPGSRVVTRYLDELGLLSALEQLGFGVVGYGCTTCGGKSGPLLPTMAGAIDKGGLVAAAALSGNRNFEGRIHRQVRANYIMSPPLVVAFALAGRIDIDLENEPLNGPDAETPIHLADLWPDEAEIATLTARAGDARLFREVYGDTPSDLLWNELDAPSGLRFGWNPQSSYLVEPPFLELARERAREGVPERLTGARVLGAYGDSLTTDHISPSGEIPVDSPAGRYLIGLGIEPKAFNTYVGRRCNHEVMARATFANLRIKNQMVPGREGGWTRLLPEGEVVSVHEAATAYVDRGVPLIVLGSKDYGMGSSRDWAAKGSALLGVRAVIAESYERIHRSNLIGMGVVPLRFADGEGWRQLGLDGSERFDIEGLGAAIDGTAPAIVTATGAAGPIRFAVTADISTTSERACLRAGGVMAEVLAFFTRRAAPASVMEHS; encoded by the coding sequence GTGCACGATGCGGGCGCTGAAATGCCCGACATCGTGACGACCGACGAGCCATTGGCGGTCGATGCCGCAGCGGGTGCTCACGTCTCCGTCGCCGCGGCGGCGGCGCGGGCCGGGGTGGGCCTCGCCGGTCTGCCCTATGCCTGCCGCGTCTTCGTCGAGAATCTCGAACGGGGCCGGCTCTGCGATCCGAATATCGGCGCGGATGCGGTCGCGGCGATGCTGCGCTGGCGCGAAAATCAGGGTGTCGGCGTGCCGCTCAGCGTCGGGCGCGTCATCCTGCCGGATTCCTCCGGCCTGCCGGTGCTGCTCGATCTCGCCTCGCTGCGCGATGCCGTGGCGGCGGCGGGCTGCGATCCCGCCAGCGTCGAGCCGCGCATTCCCGTCGACGTCATCGTCGACCATTCGCTGCAGGTCGACGTCTCGGCCGCGCCGGATGCGATGGCGCGCAATATGGCGCGGGAATTCGAGCGCAACGGCGAGCGCTACAGCTTCCTGAAATGGGCGCAGCAGGCGTTCAAATCCGTTCGCGTCTATCCGCCGGGCACGGGCATCATCCATCAGGTCAATCTCGAGCATATCGCTTCGGTCGTGACGCGGGTCGAGACGCCGCATGGCCCGGTTTCCTGCCCGGACTTCGTCATCGGCGGCGATTCCCACACGCCGATGATCAATGGCATCGGCGTGCTCGGCTGGGGTGTCGGCGGCATCGAGGCGCAAGCCGCGATGCTGGGCCAGCCCTATGTCTTTCCGGTGCCGGAATTCGTCGGCGTCCGTCTCGTCGGTGCGCTGCCGGCGGGCGCGACCACGACCGATCTCGTCCTTGCCGTCACGGAACGGCTGCGGCGCGAGCGCGTGGTGTCGACCGTGGTCGAGTATTTCGGGCCGGGTGCGGCGACGCTTTCGGTGCCATCGCGGGCGACCCTGGCCAATATGGCGCCGGAATATGGCGCGACCGCCGGCTTCTTTCCGATCGATGCCGAGACCATCGGCTATCTTGCTCGCACGCGCTCGCCCGAGCACGCCGCCTTTGTCGAGGCCTATGCCCGGGCGAATGCGCTGTTCCGCGCGCCCGGCCTGCCCGAGCCGTCCTATTCCCGCATCGTCGAGATCGATCTCGCCAGGGTCGGGCGCAGCGTCGCCGGGCCGCGCCGGCCGCAGGACCGGCTCGATCTCGCGGCGGTCTCCGCCGATTTCGCTGCCAAGCTGCCGCAGCCTCTGGCGGAGGGCGGTTTCGCGGTCGATCCCGCTGCGGCCGTCGCGATCACGATCGGCCAAGGGGAAGCGATGTTGCGGCATGGCGCGCTGGCGATCGCCGCCATCACCGCCTGCACCAACACCTCGAATCCGGCGGTGATGATCGCGGCCGGGCTGCTGGCGCGCAATGCAATCGCGGCCGGGCTCTCGGTGCCGGCTTGGGTCAAGACCTCGCTCGCGCCCGGCTCGCGCGTGGTGACGCGCTATCTCGACGAGCTCGGCCTGCTTTCGGCGTTGGAGCAGCTCGGCTTCGGCGTCGTCGGCTATGGCTGCACTACCTGCGGCGGCAAGTCGGGCCCATTACTGCCGACAATGGCCGGGGCGATCGACAAGGGCGGGCTGGTCGCGGCGGCCGCGCTCTCGGGCAACCGCAATTTCGAAGGCCGCATCCACCGCCAGGTGCGGGCCAACTACATCATGTCGCCGCCGCTGGTCGTCGCCTTCGCGCTGGCCGGGCGCATCGACATCGATTTGGAGAACGAGCCGCTCAACGGGCCGGATGCCGAGACGCCGATCCACCTCGCCGATCTTTGGCCGGACGAGGCCGAGATCGCGACGCTCACGGCCCGCGCCGGCGATGCGCGCCTGTTCCGCGAGGTCTATGGCGACACGCCGTCCGATCTGCTCTGGAACGAGCTCGACGCGCCGAGCGGCCTGCGCTTCGGCTGGAATCCGCAATCGAGCTATCTGGTCGAGCCGCCCTTCCTGGAGCTCGCCCGCGAGCGGGCACGCGAGGGCGTACCGGAGCGTCTGACCGGCGCACGCGTGCTCGGCGCCTATGGCGACTCGCTGACCACCGACCACATCTCGCCGAGCGGCGAGATACCCGTCGACAGTCCGGCGGGACGCTATCTGATTGGCCTCGGCATCGAACCGAAGGCGTTCAACACCTATGTCGGGCGGCGCTGTAATCACGAGGTGATGGCGCGCGCGACCTTCGCCAATCTCCGCATCAAGAACCAGATGGTGCCCGGCCGAGAGGGAGGCTGGACCCGGCTTCTGCCCGAAGGCGAGGTCGTTTCGGTCCATGAGGCGGCAACGGCTTACGTCGATCGCGGCGTGCCGCTGATCGTGCTCGGGAGCAAGGATTACGGCATGGGTTCGAGCCGTGACTGGGCGGCGAAGGGTTCGGCTTTGCTCGGCGTGCGCGCCGTGATCGCCGAGAGCTATGAGCGCATCCACCGCTCCAACCTGATCGGCATGGGCGTGGTGCCGCTGCGCTTCGCCGATGGCGAGGGCTGGCGCCAGCTCGGCCTCGACGGCAGCGAGCGTTTCGACATCGAGGGGCTGGGGGCTGCCATCGACGGTACGGCACCTGCCATCGTTACCGCAACCGGCGCTGCCGGGCCGATCCGGTTCGCAGTCACCGCTGATATCTCGACGACGAGCGAGCGCGCCTGCCTGCGCGCCGGCGGCGTCATGGCCGAGGTTCTCGCCTTCTTCACCCGGCGCGCTGCGCCGGCCAGCGTCATGGAGCATTCATGA
- a CDS encoding Dihydropyrimidinase: MSFDLLLAGGEIVFPGVGVRTGSVAVKDGRIAALLAPGEQASAGEVVDCRGKWVMPGLIDPHTHIGFGSNETDFETESRSAAIGGVTGMMTFHRSNDLRQSTGPWKERGESQSLIDFGFHFGVTSKLHIETLPECAERFGVTSIKVYLMYKGASGAAKGFTEIDDGLLYRALLQGARIKGGVVGVHCENVEVIPVFREPLKEAGRNDLPVWDEQSPGFLEAENVFRVIYFGEKAECPVNIVHMSSAESLEIVRRAKKPGRAPIHVETCSHYLALTRDAPIGFLGKVNPPLRPAADVEALWEGVRDGTISTVGSDHVPRKRETKGPDIWKATAGFPGIGTLLPVLIHEGVHKRGLPIERIAAVTSANVAKLYSIPNKGGMAVGMDADLVVVDPDREVTIDPATQESFSDYSPYEGMTFKGAPVRTILRGRTIARDGIVDRQARATPAGRYLHRS, encoded by the coding sequence ATGAGTTTCGATCTGCTGCTGGCGGGAGGCGAGATCGTCTTCCCGGGTGTCGGGGTCCGCACCGGCTCGGTCGCGGTCAAGGATGGGCGCATCGCCGCGCTGCTGGCACCGGGCGAGCAGGCCAGTGCCGGCGAGGTCGTCGATTGTCGCGGCAAATGGGTGATGCCGGGCCTGATCGACCCGCATACCCATATAGGTTTCGGCTCGAACGAGACCGATTTCGAGACGGAGTCACGCTCGGCCGCCATCGGCGGCGTCACCGGCATGATGACCTTCCATCGCTCCAACGATCTGCGCCAGTCGACCGGGCCGTGGAAGGAGCGTGGCGAGAGCCAGTCGCTGATCGATTTCGGCTTCCATTTCGGCGTCACCAGCAAGCTGCATATCGAGACGTTGCCGGAATGCGCCGAACGCTTCGGCGTGACCTCGATCAAAGTCTATCTGATGTACAAAGGCGCCTCGGGCGCCGCGAAGGGCTTCACCGAGATCGATGACGGGTTGCTCTACCGGGCGCTCCTGCAAGGCGCGCGGATCAAGGGCGGTGTCGTCGGCGTTCACTGCGAGAATGTCGAGGTCATCCCCGTCTTCCGCGAGCCGCTGAAGGAAGCCGGCCGCAACGACCTGCCCGTCTGGGACGAGCAGAGCCCCGGCTTCCTCGAAGCCGAGAACGTCTTCCGCGTGATCTATTTCGGCGAGAAAGCCGAGTGCCCGGTCAATATCGTGCACATGTCCAGCGCCGAGAGCCTGGAGATCGTGCGCCGGGCGAAGAAGCCCGGCCGTGCGCCGATCCATGTCGAGACCTGCAGCCATTATCTCGCTCTGACTCGGGATGCTCCGATCGGCTTTCTCGGCAAGGTCAACCCGCCGCTGCGCCCGGCCGCCGATGTCGAGGCTTTGTGGGAAGGCGTGCGCGACGGCACGATCTCGACCGTCGGCTCCGACCATGTGCCGCGCAAGCGCGAGACCAAGGGGCCGGACATCTGGAAGGCGACCGCCGGTTTCCCCGGCATCGGCACGCTGCTGCCGGTCTTGATCCATGAGGGCGTGCACAAGCGCGGCCTGCCGATCGAGCGGATCGCCGCCGTCACCAGCGCCAATGTCGCGAAGCTCTATTCGATCCCGAACAAGGGCGGCATGGCGGTCGGGATGGATGCCGATCTCGTCGTCGTCGACCCCGACAGGGAGGTCACGATCGACCCGGCGACGCAGGAATCCTTCTCCGACTATTCGCCCTATGAGGGCATGACCTTCAAGGGCGCGCCCGTCCGCACCATCCTGCGCGGCCGCACCATCGCCCGCGACGGCATCGTCGACCGCCAGGCCCGCGCGACCCCCGCCGGCCGCTATCTGCACCGCTCCTGA
- a CDS encoding Nicotinamidase-related amidase: MTKRIWDDFLTERDKQVYAQAGYGKRGGFGKRPALFIIDVQYNFCGDKPEDILEGLKQYRTHCGPEAWAAVEHIVPLLELAHEKNIPVFYTESARRPDMIDSGVQVGKNHRGAEKTSTEGTHATQTVAPLAPRTQDIRIGKRKPSCFFGTIFMSHLNFFDVDTLILTGCTTSGCLRATAVDAYSYNFKVVIPEETAFDRFQASHAINLFDLNCKYADVIPSTEVKDYLGGLAVRDDLPTGVQG, translated from the coding sequence ATGACCAAACGTATCTGGGACGATTTCCTGACCGAGCGCGACAAGCAGGTCTATGCGCAGGCCGGCTACGGCAAGCGTGGCGGCTTCGGCAAGCGGCCGGCGCTGTTCATCATCGACGTGCAGTACAATTTCTGCGGCGACAAGCCGGAGGACATCCTCGAAGGCCTGAAGCAGTACCGCACCCATTGCGGCCCCGAGGCCTGGGCCGCGGTCGAGCACATCGTGCCGCTGCTGGAGCTGGCGCACGAGAAGAACATCCCGGTCTTCTACACCGAGAGCGCCCGCCGCCCGGACATGATCGATTCCGGCGTGCAGGTCGGCAAGAACCATCGCGGCGCCGAGAAGACCTCGACCGAGGGCACGCATGCGACCCAGACGGTCGCCCCGCTGGCGCCGCGCACGCAGGACATCCGCATCGGCAAGCGCAAGCCGTCCTGCTTCTTCGGCACGATCTTCATGAGCCATCTCAACTTCTTCGACGTGGACACACTGATCCTGACCGGCTGCACCACTTCGGGCTGCCTGCGCGCCACGGCGGTCGACGCCTATTCCTACAATTTCAAGGTGGTGATCCCGGAGGAGACGGCCTTCGACCGTTTCCAGGCGAGCCACGCCATCAATCTCTTCGATCTCAACTGCAAATATGCCGACGTCATCCCCTCTACCGAGGTGAAGGACTATCTCGGTGGTCTTGCCGTTCGCGACGACCTGCCTACCGGCGTGCAGGGCTGA
- a CDS encoding putative RutC family protein YjgH (Evidence 3 : Putative function from multiple computational evidences), with the protein MADREIIVPESMRAIVERAGYAPAVRVGEIVYVVGQVGRTPDLQVIEDPAEQFAAAWENVRIVLEAAGCGFGDMVDVTTYHVGMARHMDVFREVKNRLVPREGYAWTRIGVSELAHPGLLVEIKCVAHRPA; encoded by the coding sequence ATGGCTGACCGCGAGATCATCGTTCCGGAGTCGATGCGCGCCATCGTCGAGCGCGCCGGCTATGCGCCGGCCGTGCGCGTCGGCGAGATCGTCTACGTCGTCGGGCAGGTCGGCCGCACGCCCGACCTTCAGGTGATCGAGGACCCGGCGGAGCAGTTCGCCGCCGCCTGGGAGAACGTCCGGATCGTGCTGGAGGCGGCGGGCTGCGGTTTCGGCGACATGGTCGACGTCACGACTTATCATGTCGGGATGGCGCGCCACATGGATGTGTTTCGCGAGGTGAAGAACCGCCTTGTCCCGCGCGAAGGCTACGCCTGGACGCGCATCGGCGTCTCGGAGCTCGCCCATCCCGGCCTACTGGTCGAGATCAAATGCGTCGCGCATCGCCCGGCATGA
- a CDS encoding Maleate isomerase translates to MDLATQPALGVLVPPANPTVEPEMNRLISAGARVYATRLPVMPDTTLEQRNRAYIASYEPALESFGTLKLNAATVALTGPSYRLGAAEDDALAARLSAIADIPVETASGAIRHALKAIDARRICLFSPYPAWLTEEAAGYWTGAGFTVAQVVKVSETFRAYELTVEEVEEALRQVETAGIDAIVMSGTGMITLPAMLARQDRAGPPLLSSNLCCAWWMMKRTGVAPNAVFRQACPALAATLG, encoded by the coding sequence ATGGATCTCGCCACGCAGCCCGCCCTGGGCGTGCTCGTCCCGCCGGCCAATCCGACGGTCGAGCCGGAAATGAACCGCCTGATCTCCGCGGGAGCCCGCGTCTACGCGACAAGGCTGCCGGTGATGCCGGACACCACGCTGGAACAGCGCAACCGCGCCTATATCGCCTCCTACGAGCCGGCGCTGGAGAGCTTCGGCACGCTGAAGCTCAATGCCGCGACCGTCGCGCTCACCGGGCCGAGCTACCGGCTCGGCGCCGCCGAGGACGATGCGCTGGCAGCCCGGCTCTCGGCGATAGCGGACATCCCTGTCGAGACCGCGAGCGGCGCGATCCGCCATGCACTCAAGGCCATCGACGCCAGGCGCATCTGCCTGTTCTCGCCCTATCCGGCCTGGCTGACCGAGGAGGCCGCCGGCTACTGGACCGGCGCCGGCTTCACCGTAGCGCAGGTGGTCAAGGTCTCCGAGACCTTCCGCGCCTATGAGCTGACGGTCGAAGAGGTTGAAGAGGCTCTGCGCCAGGTCGAAACCGCCGGCATCGACGCGATCGTCATGAGCGGCACCGGCATGATCACCCTGCCCGCGATGCTCGCGCGGCAGGATCGCGCCGGGCCGCCGCTGCTCTCGTCGAATTTGTGCTGCGCCTGGTGGATGATGAAGCGCACCGGCGTCGCGCCGAACGCGGTCTTCCGGCAGGCCTGCCCGGCTCTCGCGGCGACGCTCGGCTGA
- a CDS encoding FAD_binding_3 domain-containing protein encodes MTASLTTQVIVAGAGPVGLVAALILAKAGVDVVVLEKRASLTAASKASTFHPATLEILDDLGVLTPMLAEGEVVERIQYRTPDGPFAEFVLADLAERTRFPFRLHLEQARLTPLLLAQIEDHPNARVLFDTGFESLTQDKDGVTVTANREGRKLTIAADYLLGTDGARSAVREALGIAFDGMVYPHKVLRVMTSDDLDAVMPGIASITYLHNGPKSLSFLKMPDCWRIIIRVPGDVSDETALQDGWFADRIREVMPNWTTPPTVLGRDVYGASRRVASEYHVGRAFLAGDGAHVTNTRGGMNMNCGIHDAQAITQAMIRALRERRPELVVAAAAERKRIAEEMLIPRTDRNVAGGQDWLQTVRELAASRTSAIDYLAAAAMLDMLERPARAA; translated from the coding sequence ATGACCGCCAGCCTGACAACGCAAGTGATCGTCGCCGGTGCCGGGCCGGTCGGGCTCGTCGCCGCCCTGATCCTTGCCAAAGCCGGTGTCGACGTCGTCGTGCTCGAAAAGCGCGCCAGTCTCACCGCCGCCTCCAAGGCCTCGACCTTCCATCCGGCGACGCTGGAAATCCTCGACGATCTGGGCGTGCTGACGCCGATGCTGGCCGAAGGCGAGGTCGTCGAGCGCATCCAGTACCGCACGCCGGACGGCCCCTTCGCCGAGTTCGTCCTGGCCGACCTCGCCGAGCGGACGCGCTTCCCGTTCCGGCTGCATCTCGAACAGGCCCGGCTGACCCCGCTGCTGCTGGCGCAGATCGAGGATCATCCCAATGCTCGCGTGCTGTTCGACACCGGCTTCGAATCCCTGACGCAGGACAAGGACGGCGTCACCGTCACCGCCAACCGGGAAGGCCGCAAGCTGACGATCGCGGCCGACTATCTTCTCGGCACGGACGGTGCCCGCAGCGCCGTGCGGGAAGCGCTCGGCATCGCCTTCGACGGCATGGTCTATCCGCACAAGGTGCTGCGGGTGATGACCTCGGACGATCTCGACGCGGTGATGCCCGGCATCGCCTCGATCACCTATCTGCACAACGGCCCGAAATCGCTGAGCTTCCTGAAGATGCCGGATTGCTGGCGCATCATCATCCGTGTCCCCGGCGACGTGTCGGACGAGACCGCTTTGCAGGATGGCTGGTTCGCCGACCGCATCCGCGAGGTGATGCCGAACTGGACCACGCCGCCGACCGTGCTCGGCCGCGACGTCTACGGGGCCAGCCGCCGGGTCGCGTCCGAATACCATGTCGGCCGCGCCTTCCTGGCCGGCGACGGCGCCCATGTGACCAATACCCGCGGCGGCATGAACATGAACTGCGGCATCCACGATGCCCAAGCCATCACTCAGGCCATGATCCGCGCCCTGCGCGAGCGCCGACCGGAGCTCGTCGTCGCTGCCGCCGCCGAACGCAAGCGCATCGCCGAGGAGATGCTGATCCCGCGCACGGACCGCAACGTCGCCGGCGGGCAGGACTGGCTGCAGACCGTCCGCGAGCTCGCAGCCTCCCGCACCAGCGCCATCGACTATCTCGCCGCCGCCGCGATGCTCGACATGCTCGAGCGCCCCGCCCGCGCCGCCTGA
- the ydcT gene encoding putative ABC transporter ATP-binding protein YdcT (Evidence 3 : Putative function from multiple computational evidences), whose protein sequence is MSDPIIVFDKVTKSYDGATQVVKSLDFAVERGEFVTLLGPSGSGKTTTLMMLAGFEDPSGGTITFDGRPLNNVPAHRRGIGVVFQNYALFPHMSVAANLSFPMEMQGVGRAEREERVRGALDMVKLGHLADRRPTQLSGGQQQRVALARALVFRPKLVLMDEPLGALDKQLREHMQLEIKHIHEKLGVTVVYVTHDQGEALTMSNRVAVFHHGRIQQLAPPTEIYEKPANAFVASFIGENNRLDGTIAARDGAHCRLRLADGSEVRAVAGTDLPVGAAAVLALRPEKVLIGPAAAGENRFDAVIEELVYYGDHTRLRLSLGGSDSFTARLTFRDGLPPLQRGERIPVGWAEANCLALGPEET, encoded by the coding sequence ATGAGCGACCCGATCATCGTCTTCGACAAGGTCACCAAGAGCTATGACGGCGCGACGCAGGTCGTGAAGTCACTCGATTTTGCGGTCGAGCGCGGCGAGTTCGTCACGCTGCTGGGGCCTTCGGGCTCGGGCAAGACCACGACGCTGATGATGCTGGCCGGCTTCGAGGATCCGTCCGGCGGCACCATCACCTTCGACGGGCGCCCGCTCAACAACGTGCCCGCCCATCGGCGCGGCATCGGTGTGGTCTTCCAGAACTACGCCCTCTTTCCGCATATGAGCGTCGCCGCCAACCTCTCCTTCCCGATGGAGATGCAGGGCGTCGGCCGCGCCGAGCGCGAGGAGCGGGTGCGCGGAGCGCTCGATATGGTCAAGCTCGGCCATCTCGCCGACCGGCGACCGACCCAGCTCTCCGGCGGCCAGCAGCAGCGCGTGGCGCTGGCTCGCGCGCTGGTGTTTCGGCCGAAGCTCGTGCTGATGGACGAGCCGCTCGGTGCCCTCGACAAGCAGCTGCGCGAGCACATGCAGCTCGAGATCAAGCACATCCACGAGAAGCTCGGCGTCACCGTCGTCTACGTCACCCACGACCAGGGCGAGGCGCTGACCATGTCGAACCGCGTCGCGGTCTTCCATCACGGGCGCATCCAGCAGCTCGCGCCGCCGACGGAGATCTACGAGAAGCCGGCCAACGCCTTCGTCGCCTCCTTCATCGGCGAGAACAACCGGCTGGACGGCACCATCGCGGCCCGCGACGGCGCCCATTGCCGCCTGCGCCTCGCCGATGGCAGCGAAGTCCGCGCCGTCGCGGGCACCGATCTGCCGGTCGGCGCCGCCGCCGTGCTGGCCCTGCGGCCCGAAAAGGTCCTGATCGGCCCGGCTGCGGCCGGCGAAAACCGCTTCGACGCCGTGATCGAGGAGCTGGTCTATTACGGCGATCACACCCGCCTGCGGCTCAGCCTCGGCGGTTCCGACAGCTTCACCGCGCGCCTGACCTTCAGGGACGGACTGCCGCCCCTGCAGCGCGGAGAGCGCATTCCTGTCGGCTGGGCCGAGGCGAACTGCCTCGCGCTTGGCCCGGAAGAGACCTGA
- a CDS encoding Spermidine Putrescine ABC transporter permease component potC (TC_3.A.1.11.1), translating to MASPSAPAPRRKASAGRLALALVTSLILLFLVAPIIVVFPLSLSSGELLVLPTPGYSLRWYADFFSSNRWLDATWNSFVVGIATMVLATLLGTLAAFGIFLGRFRGKALLLAILSLPMVTPVIVTAIAMYFALSLVGLGSTLTGLILAHTVLSVPFVLLTVLASLQTFDQNLLRAAASLGANPAIAFRRVVLPLIAPGVATGALFAFATSFDELIVALFIASPGQFTLPRQMYAGLREFLSPTIAAAAVLLILFSVLLLALNEFIRKRAQARGASPAGPTP from the coding sequence ATGGCCAGTCCCTCCGCCCCCGCCCCGCGCAGGAAGGCCTCGGCTGGGCGCCTCGCGCTCGCTTTGGTCACGAGCCTGATCCTGCTCTTCCTCGTGGCGCCGATCATCGTCGTCTTCCCGCTTTCGCTTTCCTCGGGCGAATTGCTGGTGCTGCCGACGCCCGGCTACTCGCTGCGCTGGTACGCCGATTTCTTCTCCTCCAACCGCTGGCTCGACGCGACCTGGAACAGCTTCGTCGTCGGCATCGCCACCATGGTTCTGGCGACGCTGCTCGGCACGCTCGCCGCCTTCGGCATCTTCCTCGGCCGCTTCCGCGGCAAGGCGCTGCTGCTCGCCATCCTGTCGCTGCCGATGGTCACGCCCGTCATCGTCACCGCCATCGCCATGTATTTCGCGCTCTCGCTGGTCGGCCTCGGCTCGACGCTCACCGGCCTCATCCTGGCGCATACGGTGCTGTCGGTGCCCTTCGTGCTGCTGACCGTGCTCGCCTCGCTCCAGACCTTCGACCAGAACCTGCTGCGGGCCGCCGCCAGCCTCGGCGCCAACCCGGCCATCGCCTTCCGCCGCGTCGTGCTGCCGCTGATCGCGCCCGGCGTCGCGACGGGAGCGCTCTTCGCCTTCGCCACCTCCTTCGACGAGCTGATCGTGGCGCTGTTCATCGCCAGCCCCGGCCAGTTCACCCTGCCGCGCCAGATGTATGCGGGCCTGCGCGAATTCCTGAGCCCGACCATCGCGGCGGCAGCCGTGCTGCTGATCCTGTTCTCGGTGCTGCTGCTGGCCCTGAACGAATTCATCCGCAAGCGCGCCCAGGCCCGTGGCGCCTCGCCCGCCGGCCCCACCCCATGA
- a CDS encoding Spermidine Putrescine ABC transporter permease component potB (TC_3.A.1.11.1), which yields MSRRNLLAAALIAPLLLLVTLSFLVPLGATLYRAVDDSEFSTALPRTAALLRTWDGKELPPEEAFRSLIEELRAAQQDQAAGAVLSRLNFEETGLRSLLLQAGRASARLADPFKDSLIALNPRWGDPALWRLFKRATGPWTSLYLLRSLDMRPTDQGIVRAPSEDAVFLPLFWRTFEISLVVTLICALLAYPVAYTLSILPQGWANAGMMLVLIPFWTSILVRTTAWFIILQREGPINALLLAFDIVNQPLTMIFTRFAVYLAMVHVLLPFAILPLYGVMKGIKPDYMRAAASLGAPGWRRFLRIYLPLTMPGVAAGSLMVFMLSVGFYITPALVGGSGDQMVSYFIAFFTNTSVNWGMAAALATLLMVMTGLLVIVARLVVPGFRSGGVRV from the coding sequence ATGTCACGACGGAACCTGTTGGCGGCGGCGCTGATCGCGCCCCTCCTGCTCCTGGTCACGCTGAGCTTCCTCGTGCCGCTCGGCGCGACGCTCTACCGGGCGGTCGACGATTCGGAATTCTCGACCGCCCTGCCCCGTACCGCCGCCCTGCTCAGGACCTGGGACGGCAAGGAGCTGCCGCCGGAAGAAGCCTTCCGCTCGCTGATCGAAGAGTTGCGCGCCGCGCAGCAGGATCAGGCGGCCGGGGCCGTGCTCTCCCGGCTCAACTTCGAGGAAACCGGCCTGCGCAGCCTGCTGCTGCAAGCCGGCCGGGCCTCGGCCCGCCTCGCGGATCCGTTCAAGGACTCGCTCATCGCGCTCAATCCGCGCTGGGGCGACCCTGCCCTCTGGCGCCTGTTCAAGCGCGCCACCGGGCCCTGGACCTCGCTCTACCTGCTGCGCTCGCTCGACATGCGGCCCACCGATCAGGGCATCGTGCGCGCGCCCTCCGAGGATGCCGTCTTCCTGCCGCTGTTCTGGCGCACCTTCGAGATCAGCCTGGTGGTGACGCTGATCTGCGCGCTGCTGGCCTATCCCGTCGCCTACACCCTCTCGATCCTGCCGCAGGGCTGGGCCAATGCCGGGATGATGCTCGTCCTGATCCCGTTCTGGACCTCGATCCTGGTGCGGACGACGGCCTGGTTCATCATCCTGCAGCGGGAAGGGCCGATCAACGCGCTGCTGCTCGCCTTCGACATCGTCAACCAGCCCCTGACGATGATCTTCACCCGCTTCGCGGTCTATCTCGCCATGGTCCATGTGCTGCTGCCGTTCGCCATCCTGCCGCTCTACGGCGTGATGAAAGGCATCAAGCCTGACTATATGCGCGCCGCCGCCTCGCTCGGCGCGCCGGGCTGGCGCCGCTTCCTGCGCATCTACCTGCCGCTGACCATGCCGGGCGTCGCCGCCGGCTCGCTGATGGTATTCATGCTCTCGGTCGGCTTCTACATCACGCCTGCCCTCGTCGGCGGCTCCGGCGACCAGATGGTCAGCTACTTCATCGCCTTCTTCACCAACACCTCGGTGAACTGGGGCATGGCTGCCGCGCTGGCGACGCTGCTGATGGTCATGACCGGGCTGCTTGTCATCGTCGCGCGCCTCGTCGTGCCCGGCTTCCGCTCCGGCGGCGTGAGGGTCTGA